A single region of the Ornithorhynchus anatinus isolate Pmale09 chromosome 13, mOrnAna1.pri.v4, whole genome shotgun sequence genome encodes:
- the LCMT2 gene encoding LOW QUALITY PROTEIN: tRNA wybutosine-synthesizing protein 4 (The sequence of the model RefSeq protein was modified relative to this genomic sequence to represent the inferred CDS: inserted 1 base in 1 codon), translating to PRRARAAAATDAGCAASKASLHAHGYVRDPYAALLGPGRARRAPLVHRGYYVRARAVEACVRHFLERARAAAAAAPASAASAAAAPQIVSLGAGSDSLYFRLRASGGLGGAAVWEVDLPAVARRKAAAVRARAELAELLGPEEAAPGPPALCLAGPAYRLLAGDLRDPAGLQRALEAAGLRPEAPTLLLAEAVLAYLEPAAAAALLAWAARRFPAALFAAYEQLRPADPFGRVMGAHFRRRGAALLGPAACPDLGALRRRFEAAGWAACGGADMNEFFRRRVGGAERRRLGALEPFDEFEEWHLQCAHYGVLVAASGPALGPPPFPAGPGPAGPAARGPAVRARPAGGPGPRRFGHASARLGPDLVVSAGGFGERAGRGHGRLGGLHVLRRRADGGWEAARXGGPAPPAPPARLFHTLSPLPGARLLALGGRRSPLAPEPDPLCWALGPGDPPAAEARPAPPGGRLRRWRHTATEVAWRGARLLFVYGGRSDAEPVLGDWAFLRLDGLERAEVAVEGPAPAPRHSHGACPWRGGALVAGGLGADEEPLGCVHFLRPAPSGFRWERLDVRPPLWPRYSHTAHVLDGRLLLLAGGVWIPPSFSPAQTPGVAAVDLATGRSSEHPIDAAAVPWPLMLHNHTGVLLPEERRLLLLGGGGTCFSFGTHLNPQPVALELADLGAGPC from the exons C cgcggcgcgcccgggcggcggcggcgacggacGCCGGCTGCGCCGCCAGCAAGGCCTCGCTGCACGCGCACGGCTACGTGCGCGACCCCTACGCGGCGCTGCTGGGCCCCGGGCGCGCGCGGCGCGCGCCGCTGGTGCACCGCGGCTACtacgtgcgcgcgcgcgcggtgGAGGCCTGCGTGCGCCACTTTctggagcgcgcgcgcgcggccgccgccgccgcccccgcctccgccgcctccgccgccgccgccccgcagaTCGTGTCGCTGGGCGCGGGCTCCGACTCGCTGTACTTTCGGCTGCGGGCGTCGGGCGGGCTGGGCGGCGCGGCCGTGTGGGAGGTGGACCTGCCCGCCGTGGCCCGGAGGAAGGCGGCGGCCGTGCGGGCCCGGGCCGAGCTGGCCGAGCTGCTGGGGCCCGAGGAGGCGGCGCCGGGCCCCCCCGCCCTGTGCCTGGCCGGCCCGGCCTACCGCCTGCTGGCCGGCGACCTGCGGGACCCGGCCGGCCTGCAGCGGGCCCTGGAGGCGGCGGGGCTGCGGCCCGAGGCGCCCACCCTGCTGCTGGCCGAGGCCGTGCTGGCCTACCTGGAgccggcggccgcggcggcgcTGCTGGCCTGGGCGGCCCGCCGCTTCCCCGCCGCCCTCTTCGCCGCCTACGAGCAGCTGCGGCCGGCCGACCCCTTCGGCCGGGTCATGGGCGCCCACTTCCGCCGGCGCGGGGCGGCCCTGCTGGGCCCGGCCGCCTGCCCCGACCTGGGGGCCCTGCGGCGCCGCTTCGAGGCGGCGGGCTGGGCGGCCTGCGGCGGGGCCGACATGAACGAGTTCTTCCGGCGCCGCGTGGGCGGGGCGGAGCGGCGGCGCCTCGGGGCGCTGGAGCCCTTCGACGAGTTCGAGGAGTGGCACCTCCAGTGCGCCCACTACGGCGTGCTGGTGGCCGCCTCCGGGCCGGCGCTGGGCCCGCCGCCGTtccccgcggggcccgggccggcggggccggcggcgcggggcccggcggtgcgggcccggccggcgggcggccccggcccgcggcGCTTCGGCCACGCCTCGGCCCGGCTGGGCCCCGACCTCGTGGTCAGCGCCGGCGGCTTCGGCGAGCGGGCCGGCCGCGGCCACGGCCGGCTGGGCGGGCTGCACGTGCTGCGGCGGCGGGCCGACGGCGGCTGGGAGGCCGCCC CCGgcgggcccgccccgcccgccccgcccgcccggctcTTCCACACCCTCAGCCCGCTGCCGGGGGCGCGGCTGCTGGCGCTGGGCGGGCGGCGCTCCCCGCTGGCGCCCGAGCCGGACCCGCTGTGCTGGGCCCTGGGGCCCGGGGACCCGCCGGCGGCCGAGGCgcggcccgccccgccgggcGGCCGGCTCCGGCGCTGGCGCCACACGGCCACCGAGGTGGCCTGGCGGGGCGCCCGCCTCCTCTTCGTGTACGGCGGGCGGAGCGACGCCGAGCCCGTCCTGGGGGACTGGGCCTTCCTGCGGCTCGACGGGCTGGAGCGGGCCGAGGTGGCCGTGgaggggccggccccggccccccgccactCGCACGGGGCCTGCCCCTGGCGCGGGGGCGCCCTGGtcgcgggggggctgggggccgacGAGGAGCCCCTGGGCTGCGTGCACTTCCTCCGGCCCGCCCCCTCGGGCTTCCGCTGGGAGCGGCTGGACGTGCGGCCCCCGCTCTGGCCCAGGTACTCGCACACGGCCCACGTCCTCGACGgccggctgctgctgctggcgggCGGCGTCTGGATCCCCCCGTCCTTCTCCCCGGCGCAGACCCCCGGGGTGGCCGCCGTCGACCTGGCCACGGGCCGCAGCTCCGAGCACCCCATCGACGCCGCCGCCGTCCCGTGGCCGCTCATGCTGCACAACCACACCGGCGTCCTCCTGCCGGAGGAGCGCCGGCTGCTCCTGCTCGGCGGGGGCGGGACCTGTTTCTCCTTCGGGACCCACCTCAATCCCCAGCCCGTCGCCCTGGAACTCGCCGACCTCGGGGCCGGGCCGTGctag
- the ADAL gene encoding adenosine deaminase-like protein isoform X4, protein MGGGARGAALLPPPRRPPAVPGPSRSLPLALLGRARPPFGARLPPRGPLPRGPPGNGPPRPKRGPRSPCGSRRRDRRSVPRPPWRNFFPTEPPMADEERQPRRDPFYSEMPKVELHAHLNGSISSATMKKLIALKPHLKIQDGMPVDKEDGTLEEYFRMFQLIHQITNRTEDVLMVTKDVIKEFADDGVKYLELRSTPRGEITTVRPQRPTPSAPSRNHLPRSCLASPSRAECRSEHPGEYGMTKRTYVEAVLEGIKQSKEENLDIDVRYLMAVDRRGGPAVARETVKLAEEFFLSTDDTVLGLDLSGDPTVGHGEDFFEPLLQAKKAGLKLALHLAEIPGLEKETQVLLGLPPDRIGHGTFLHRCAGAGPSLTELVRRHRIPIEFCLTSNVRSRTVPSYDRHHFGF, encoded by the exons ATGGGGGGAGGGGCGCGAggcgccgccctcctccccccgcctcggCGCCCGCCGGCCGTCCCGggcccctcccgctcccttccgctcgCCCTcctcggccgggcccggccgccgttCGGCGCGCGCCTCCCTCCCCGCGGGCCGTtgccccgggggccgccgggaaacggcccgccccggcccaagCGGGGCCCGAG AAGTCCGTGCGGGAGCCGTCGGCGGGACCGGCGATCGGTTCCTCGCCCCCCTTGGAGAAACTTCTTTCCCACCGAACCGCCGATGGCAGACGAGGAGCGGCAGCCCCGGCGGGATCCCTTTTACTCAGAGATGCCCAAAGTG GAGCTTCACGCCCACTTGAACGGTTCCATCAGTTCGGCTACCATGAAGAAACTAATAGCCCTGAAGCCGCACCTCAAAATCCAGGATGGGATGCCGGTCGACAAGGAAGACGGGACGCTGGAGGA GTATTTCCGGATGTTTCAGCTCATCCACCAGATCACGAACCGCACGGAAGATGTCCTAATG GTCACGAAAGACGTCATTAAAGAGTTTGCGGATGATGGGGTCAAGTATCTGGAGCTGAGGAGCACGCCCAGAGGAGAAATCACGACGG TCAGACCACAGCGCCCCACACCTTCAGCGCCCTCGCGAAATCACCTCCCTCGGTCGTGTTTGGCGAGCCCTTCCCGTGCAGAGTGCCGCAgcgagcacccgggagagtacg GTATGACTAAGAGGACTTACGTGGAAGCTGTTCTCGAAGGCATAAAGCAATCCAAAGAAGAGAATCTGGACATAGATGTGAG GTATTTAATGGCCGTAGACCGGCGAGGCGGTCCTGCGGTCGCCCGGGAGACCGTTAAACTTGCCGAAGAGTTCTTCCTGTCCACCGACGATACCGTTCTGGGCCTCGACCTCAGCGGAGACCCCACT GTGGGACACGGAGAGGACTTTTTCGAACCCCTGCTGCAAGCAAAGAAAGCTGGCCTGAAGTTGGCATTGCATCTTGCCGAG ATTCcgggtctagagaaggagacccaggtcctcctggggtTGCCTCCTGACCGAATCGGGCACGGGACGTTCCTTCATCGTTGCGCGGGAGCTGGGCCGAGCCTGACGGAGCTCGTTCGCCGCCATCGGATCCCCATCG